One part of the Lotus japonicus ecotype B-129 chromosome 2, LjGifu_v1.2 genome encodes these proteins:
- the LOC130739524 gene encoding LEAF RUST 10 DISEASE-RESISTANCE LOCUS RECEPTOR-LIKE PROTEIN KINASE-like 1.2, giving the protein MAAHCVFSFLFQLCYFLLLLSAAVQGYDYEECQPSLCGYLGEISFPFTTTSKRECSVHISGCENSTAVKKLHLKSHRYEIDGIYPHDKDYSILIHNVAAAEIAPWFAQDTPFHILNTNRINFTICSHSSTPGPETEHMSKWPCPSYDIYYNSAYQDHKSLTFFPFVCSPQVPYSAKSCEPSISLLMIEVELKPCAAGNPQCGKKPNSVAPVSTPPDAGTNSKEWRLKAAVIGLSIGLLATMITIASFAIVFLYKRTNKSSGFQNQPRSTNSGPYRGISNPESRAVYFGIHVFSYEELQQATNNFDQARELGEGGFGTVYYGNLQDGREVAVKRLFERNYRPVESFINEIQILTRMRHKYLVSLYGCTSRHSRELLLVYEYVPNGTLSCHLHGDKAKHNILPWHVRMRIAIDTASALTYLHASDIIHRDVKSSNILIDNYFCVKVADFGLSRLFPNDVTHVSTAPKGTPGYVDPDYRLCYQLTTKSDVYSFGVVLVELVSSLPAVDMSRERDEIKLANLAIRRIQTRAFCELIDPSLGFQSNDKLKRAIISVAELAFQCLQGDKDLRPSMSEVLEVLQRIESEKDEPGSFEGIEIHGARVPQSYTRPPLPNMTPQRHHQTH; this is encoded by the exons ATGGCTGCGCACTGTGTGTTCAGTTTCCTGTTTCAACTCTGTTATTTTCTGCTTCTTCTCTCGGCTGCAGTTCAAGGGTATGACTATGAGGAATGTCAACCTAGTCTCTGTGGGTATCTGGGGGAAATCTCCTTCCCCTTCACCACCACTTCGAAACGAGAATGTAGCGTACACATAAGTGGTTGTGAGAACAGCACTGCAGTAAAAAAACTTCATCTGAAAAGCCATCGCTATGAGATTGATGGCATCTATCCGCATGACAAGGACTATTCAATTTTGATCCACAACGTTGCTGCAGCTGAAATTGCTCCATGGTTTGCTCAGGATACACCTTTTCATATCCTGAATACTAATAGAATTAACTTCACCATATGCAGTCATAGCTCTACTCCTGGTCCAGAAACTGAGCACATGTCAAAATGGCCCTGTCCTTCATACGACATCTACTATAATTCAGCATATCAGGATCACAAGTCCCTAACCTTTTTTCCATTTGTGTGCTCACCACAAGTACCCTATTCTGCTAAATCATGTGAGCCCTCAATCTCACTTCTCATGATTGAAGTAGAATTGAAGCCATGTGCTGCTGGTAATCCTCAATGTGGAAAAAAACCCAATAGCGTAGCTCCTGTCTCAACTCCCCCTGATGCTGGAACAAATAGCAAAGAATGGCGTCTAAAGGCTGCTGTAATAG GTTTATCTATTGGATTGTTGGCAACCATGATCACAATTGCCTCGTTTGCTATTGTTTTTCTGTACAAACGTACTAACAAATCTTCAGGCTTCCAAAACCAACCAAGAAGCACTAATTCTGGTCCCTACAGAGGTATATCAAACCCAGAAAGTAGAGCTGTCTACTTTGGGATCCATGTGTTCTCCTATGAGGAGCTCCAACAGGCAACAAACAATTTTGATCAAGCTAGAGAGCTTGGAGAAGGAGGCTTTGGGACTGTTTACTATG GCAATCTTCAAGATGGACGTGAAGTTGCAGTGAAACGCCTATTTGAGCGCAACTACAGGCCAGTGGAATCATTCATCAATGAAATTCAGATACTCACACGCATGCGACATAAATATCTTGTGTCCCTCTATGGCTGCACTTCACGTCACAGTCGTGAGTTACTGCTAGTGTATGAATACGTCCCAAATGGCACTCTTAGTTGCCATCTCCACGGTGATAAGGCAAAGCATAACATATTGCCATGGCATGTGAGAATGAGAATTGCCATAGACACTGCTAGTGCATTGACTTATCTCCATGCTTCTGACATCATTCACCGAGACGTGAAGTCCAGCAACATCCTCATTGACAATTATTTTTGTGTTAAAGTTGCTGACTTTGGTCTTTCGAGATTATTCCCCAATGATGTCACACACGTCTCCACAGCTCCAAAGGGAACCCCAGGTTATGTTGACCCTGATTATCGCCTGTGCTACCAGCTTACAACAAAGAGTGATGTGTATAGCTTTGGAGTTGTTCTTGTTGAGCTAGTATCGTCTTTGCCAGCAGTTGACATGAGCAGGGAGAGGGATGAGATAAAGTTGGCAAATCTAGCCATAAGGAGGATTCAAACAAGGGCATTTTGTGAGCTGATTGATCCTTCCCTTGGTTTCCAGTCAAATGACAAGTTGAAAAGGGCGATAATTTCAGTGGCTGAATTGGCTTTTCAGTGTTTGCAAGGGGACAAGGATTTGAGACCCTCTATGAGTGAAGTGTTGGAGGTGCTTCAGAGAATTGAAAGTGAGAAGGATGAGCCAGGGAGTTTTGAGGGAATTGAAATTCATGGTGCTAGGGTTCCACAAAGTTATACACGTCCACCACTTCCAAACATGACACCGCAACGCCATCATCAAACACACTGA
- the LOC130737026 gene encoding LEAF RUST 10 DISEASE-RESISTANCE LOCUS RECEPTOR-LIKE PROTEIN KINASE-like 1.2, with the protein MPLTLKLIQSHPRKLTVLTSQYAVIGLPLKLATVITLASFAIVFLYKRTNKYSGLQNQPRSTYSGPYRGISNPESRAVYFGIPVFSYEELQQATNNFDQARELGEGSFGTVYYANLQDGREVAVKRLYERNYWPVESFNNEIQILTCMRNKYFVSLYGCTSRHSRELLLVYEYVPNGTLSCHLHGDKAKHRILPWHVRMRIAIDTASALTYLHASDIIHRDVKSSNILIDNNFCVKVADFGLSRLFPNDVTHVSTAPKGTPGYVDPDYRMCYQLTTKSDVYSFGVVLVELISSMPAVDMSRDRDEIKLANLAVRRIQRRAFCELIDPSLGFQSDDKLKRMIVSVAELAFQCLQGDNELRPSMSEVLEVLQRIESENDEPASFEGIEIHGARVPQSYTRPPLPNMKLQRHHQTL; encoded by the exons ATGCCGCTGACGCTGAAATTGATTCAGAGTCACCCCAGAAAACTAACAGTATTAACTTCACAATATGCCGTCATAGGTCTACCCCTGAAACTG GCAACCGTGATTACACTTGCCTCATTTGCTATTGTTTTTCTATACAAACGTACAAACAAATATTCAGGCTTACAAAACCAACCAAGAAGCACTTATTCTGGTCCCTACAGAGGTATATCAAACCCAGAAAGTAGAGCTGTCTACTTTGGGATCCCTGTGTTCTCCTATGAGGAGCTCCAACAGGCAACAAATAATTTTGATCAAGCTAGAGAGCTTGGAGAAGGAAGCTTTGGGACTGTTTACTACG CCAATCTTCAAGATGGACGTGAAGTTGCAGTGAAACGCCTATACGAGCGCAACTACTGGCCAGTGGAATCATTCAACAATGAAATTCAGATACTCACATGTATGCGAAATAAATATTTTGTGTCCCTTTATGGCTGCACTTCACGTCACAGTCGTGAGTTACTACTAGTGTATGAATATGTCCCAAATGGCACTCTCAGTTGCCATCTCCACGGTGATAAGGCAAAGCATAGAATATTGCCATGGCATGTGAGGATGAGAATTGCCATAGACACTGCTAGTGCATTGACTTATCTCCATGCTTCTGACATCATTCACCGAGACGTAAAGTCCAGCAACATCCTCATTGACAATAACTTTTGTGTTAAAGTTGCTGACTTTGGTCTTTCGAGACTATTCCCCAATGATGTCACACACGTCTCCACAGCTCCAAAGGGAACACCAGGTTATGTTGACCCTGATTATCGCATGTGCTACCAGCTTACAACAAAGAGTGATGTCTATAGCTTTGGAGTTGTTCTTGTTGAGCTAATATCATCTATGCCAGCAGTTGACATGAGCAGGGACAGGGATGAGATTAAGTTGGCAAATCTAGCCGTAAGGAGGATTCAAAGAAGAGCATTTTGTGAGTTGATTGATCCTTCCCTTGGTTTCCAGTCGGATGACAAGTTAAAAAGGATGATAGTTTCAGTGGCAGAATTGGCTTTTCAGTGTTTGCAAGGGGACAATGAATTGAGACCCTCCATGAGTGAAGTGTTGGAGGTGCTGCAGAGAATTGAAAGTGAAAATGATGAGCCAGCGAGTTTTGAAGGAATTGAAATTCATGGTGCTAGGGTTCCACAAAGTTATACACGTCCACCACTTCCAAACATGAAGCTGCAGCGCCATCATCAAACACTATGA
- the LOC130737028 gene encoding uncharacterized protein LOC130737028, translating to MATLLHAMQCGASRSPTLSPRTSPLVHIRRRRTTLRMLLGRGGGSRRRRESAIQRESLLEMKGRDLVRRRSLKDLFVSSPGGEDDVTNDEIGNSSVDNMGLAGPGYAPGSPRPVGSGFRCRSLLSKRAWRPVLVTIAE from the coding sequence ATGGCGACGCTGCTTCACGCGATGCAGTGCGGCGCGTCGCGGAGTCCGACGCTGAGTCCTCGGACGAGTCCGCTCGTGCATATCCGGCGCCGGAGAACCACGCTAAGGATGCTTCTCGGCCGGGGTGGAGGATCACGACggcggcgagaatcggcgattCAGCGGGAAAGTCTGTTGGAGATGAAGGGCAGGGATCTGGTGCGGAGACGCTCACTGAAGGACCTGTTTGTGTCTTCGCCAGGTGGCGAAGATGATGTAACTAACGACGAGATTGGTAATAGCAGCGTTGATAATATGGGCCTTGCTGGGCCGGGTTATGCTCCCGGGTCGCCTAGACCCGTTGGGTCGGGTTTTCGTTGCCGGTCATTGCTGTCAAAGAGAGCTTGGCGCCCTGTTCTTGTTACCATTGCTGAGTAA